AGCACAGGGAAGTCAGATCTCCACCTACAATAAGGATCGAATCAATCTGCTGAAGCTTCTGAATCCAGGCTTTCGCATCGGGTAGGGTTTTCAGGGGAAGCATGAGGTGTTCGAACACCTGGAGGTGTTCGGGAATACGCGGTTTTCCGCCTGTGGCAAGAATGAGACCGTCGAATCGGATCACTTCTTTGTGCTCCAGAACGATCTCACGGTTGGCGAAATTCACGTCGATGACTTTTTGACCCAGCCGGAGTTTAATGTTTTTTTCCTTGTAGAAATCTAAAGGCTTAACGTGAAGATCGTCTTCTGAAAGCCTACCTGCAATGAAGTCCGGCAGCAGATTCGGTCTGTAGTAAATTGCGTGCTCCTGTCCGATAACGGTGATTCTTACGTGCGGAGCATGCTCTCTCAGTGTGGCCGCAGCTTCGTTTCCGGCAGGTCCGTTTCCGATGATCACAAAGTGCCTGGTATCCATGTCATATGCCTCCGACAGCGCGCTCCGTGAGTTCCACCTTGGATACTGAGATGCAGTCCACAGGACAAACCCGGACGCACTCTCCACAGCGGATACAGCGTTCGTTGTCGATCATGATTGCACTGACGTTTCGCCATGAGTTGGTTTCGACAATTCTTGAGATTGCTCCGGACTCGCTCAGCACGATATCCTCGGCAAGTTTTATGCAATCCCTGGGAGCCGAATCGATGCAAAGCCTGCAATAAATGCAGCGGCTCACGTCTATTTCATAATGGAGGTAGCAGAGATAACAGCGCTTCGACTCTTCATGAGCCAATTCTTTGGGCAACCCCAGCTCAACTTCAATGTTGAAAGGATGCAAACGATGAGGTGGGTCGATTGTCGGCATCTCCTGCCGTGGTATCATGTCCCAGGCACGCTGGCGATCCGTGATCCGAGCGTCTTGTATCCTGACGGTCCATTCCCGGAATTTCTTGCCGGTAAGCGATTCAGCTATCTTCTCCGCGGCTTTTCTTCCTGCAGCAATAGACTCAATCACGGTAGACGGCCCTGTCATGAAATCTCCGGCAACGTATAGTCCCGGAAGAGAAGTCCTGAAGGTTTCCGGGTCTCCTTTGACAACCCCTCGCTTGTCTTTTTCTCCCGGGGATGGTATCGGATCTGCTCCCTGACCGATTGCCACGATAACAGTATCTGCCGATTGAATAAATTCGCTCCCTGCAATCGGTTCGATGCGTCTCCGGCCGTTTGGCAGAACTTCTCCCGGATGCGTGCGGACGAACTCCACTCCTTCCACTTTTTCCGATCCGACGAGTCGCTGTGAAAGCAGCAGTCCTTGAATGGAAATTCCTTCGCGCTTGGTCTCGAAAATCTCCTCGTGAGTCACCCGCAAATCCTGCTCGGTTCCTCGGATACAGATCGAGACCTCTTTCGCTCCGAGACGAAGTGCGGTTCGAGCGCAGTCAAATGCAGTAAAACCTGCCCCGAGCACTATCACTCGATCTCCGACTCGCGGCGGGATTCCGTCTGCAACCCGCATAACAAAATCCAATCCCGGGTAAACACCTACTAGATTTTCACCCGGAATTTCGAGCATCTTAGGTGTGTAACAGCCTGCAGCCAGGAGCACGGCATCGTAACCGGACATAAGGTCCTCGACGGCAACGTCTTTACCGACCCGTACACCCGTTTTGAGCTCAACGCCAAGCTTCAGAATATTGCCGATCTCTTCTCTGAGCACCTGACGGGGAAGCCTGAATTCCGGAATGCCGTACATCAGCATGCCTCCGGGTTCCGCCAATGCTTCGAGGATAGTCACTTTCGCGCCGAGAGTTGCGAGATCGTGTGCAGCCGCGAGCCCGGCAGGTCCTGCACCTACAATACAGATTCGTCTGTTCAGCGAACCGAATAGTCCTCCCACAGGCGGCCCGAATGTGTCTTTGTGATCGTCCGCAGCCCTTTTTATATGGCAAATGTTCACCGGCTTCCCGAGTTCCGGTTCACCATGACGGCATTTCTGCTCGCAGGGGCGGGAGCAGATTCGTCCGAGCACTCCAGGCATAAGATTTACGATTCTGTTCAACTCGTAGGAATTGTCGTACTTGCCTTCGTATAACGATCGAATGTATGCAGGAATGTTTGTATATGCAGGACAAGCGCTCTGGCACGGCACGTTGACGCGCACGTAATCGAAATCCGCCGGACTGGTCGAGTACAGCATTTCCGTTTGGTGTATGTTCGTATCCATTGTTTCGCCTCCATGTGTCCGGCCATTGTGCCCGATGTAGTATTATGCCGTGTTACCGATGAAGAGTGCAGCCGTCTTTCGGTGAAAGCGGGTTCGCATGCCTCCCCTGTTGAACAATTGATGGAAAAGCCCCTGAAAAATGCAATTTCCAGTATAAAGCATTC
The sequence above is a segment of the Desulfomonile tiedjei DSM 6799 genome. Coding sequences within it:
- a CDS encoding FAD-dependent oxidoreductase — encoded protein: MDTNIHQTEMLYSTSPADFDYVRVNVPCQSACPAYTNIPAYIRSLYEGKYDNSYELNRIVNLMPGVLGRICSRPCEQKCRHGEPELGKPVNICHIKRAADDHKDTFGPPVGGLFGSLNRRICIVGAGPAGLAAAHDLATLGAKVTILEALAEPGGMLMYGIPEFRLPRQVLREEIGNILKLGVELKTGVRVGKDVAVEDLMSGYDAVLLAAGCYTPKMLEIPGENLVGVYPGLDFVMRVADGIPPRVGDRVIVLGAGFTAFDCARTALRLGAKEVSICIRGTEQDLRVTHEEIFETKREGISIQGLLLSQRLVGSEKVEGVEFVRTHPGEVLPNGRRRIEPIAGSEFIQSADTVIVAIGQGADPIPSPGEKDKRGVVKGDPETFRTSLPGLYVAGDFMTGPSTVIESIAAGRKAAEKIAESLTGKKFREWTVRIQDARITDRQRAWDMIPRQEMPTIDPPHRLHPFNIEVELGLPKELAHEESKRCYLCYLHYEIDVSRCIYCRLCIDSAPRDCIKLAEDIVLSESGAISRIVETNSWRNVSAIMIDNERCIRCGECVRVCPVDCISVSKVELTERAVGGI